Proteins from one Diorhabda carinulata isolate Delta chromosome 10, icDioCari1.1, whole genome shotgun sequence genomic window:
- the LOC130899147 gene encoding enolase-like — translation MTCQSYPPPTRKCMKAIFARTVFDSTGTPTVEVDLITDLGLFRAAVPSSLTAGIYEAQELRDQSNDYHGKGVAAAIDNINTIIAPELLKQDFDVTEQDKVDQFLIDLDKTPNKSRFGSNAILGISLAVCKAGAAKRGLPLYRHIADLAGIKDLIIPVPAFNVLSGGTHAGNKLTFQEFLILPTGATSFAEAMKMGSEVYHHLKKVIQDKYKGAGTAQSNEGGFAPPNLKATKDALQFIVKAIRLAGYTGRVEIGIDAAASEFFKKGAYNLDFKNPKSNPKKFQKPANLLKTYTQLLKTFPIVSLEDPFDKEDFNSWKTMTEKVNIQIVADELTATNPQRIQQAIEQNACNCALLRINQIGTISEAIKIHLFAKENGWGTMVAHTSGETEDTFIADLAVGLSTGQIKCGAPSRSERIAKYNQILRIEEELGKDVRYAGKAFMRPL, via the exons atgactTGTCAATCGTACCCACCACCAACAAGAAAATGTATGAAAGCAATTTTCGCTAGAACTGTGTTTGATTCCACTGGAACTCCCACAGTAGAAGTTGATCTTATTACTGATCTTGGTCTTTTCCGAGCAGCTGTTCCATCTAGTCTCACCGCAG GTATTTATGAAGCTCAAGAGCTTAGAGACCAGTCGAATGATTATCATGGCAAGGGCGTTGCAGCAGctattgataatataaatactATCATAGCTCCGGAGCTTCTAAAGCAAGATTTCGATGTCACGGAACAGGATAAAGTTGATCAATTCCTCATAGATCTAGATAAAACACCGAATAAATCTAGATTCGGGTCGAATGCAATTTTAGGAATATCTTTAGCGGTTTGTAAAGCGGGTGCAGCTAAAAGAGGTCTTCCTCTTTATCGACACATAGCTGATTTAGCTGGAATTAAAGATTTGATTATCCCTGTACCAGCTTTTAACGTCCTTAGTGGTGGAACACATGCTGGAAATAAACTAACATTTCAa GAATTCTTGATTCTCCCAACAGGTGCTACATCATTTGCTGAAGCAATGAAAATGGGGTCTGAAGTATATCATCATCTCAAAAAAGTGATACAAGATAAATATAAAGGTGCAGGTACTGCGCAAAGCAACGAAGGTGGATTTGCTCCACCGAATTTAAAAGCTACGAAAGACGCCTTGCAGTTTATAGTTAAAGCCATCAGATTAGCTGGTTATACGGGGAGAGTCGAAATTGGGATTGACGCTGCGGCGTCCgagtttttcaaaaaag GTGCGTATAACTTGGATTTCAAAAACCCCAAATCTAATCCGAAGAAGTTCCAAAAACCAgccaatttgttaaaaacatatACGCAGTTATTAAAAACTTTCCCGATAGTGTCCTTAGAAGATCCTTTCGATAAAGAAGATTTTAATTCTTGGAAAACCATGACAGAAAAAGTGAACATCCAGATAGTAGCCGACGAACTTACGGCAACTAATCCGCAAAGGATTCAGCAAGCAATTGAGCAGAATGCCTGCAACTGCGCATTGTTAAGGATCAATCAAATAGGCACTATATCAGAAGctataaaaattcatctttttgCTAAAGAAAACGGCTGGGGCACTATGGTAGCTCATACATCTGGGGAAACTGAAGATACTTTCATAGCAGATTTAGCTGTAGGTTTATCGACTGGTCAGATAAAATGCGGGGCGCCGTCTAGATCAGAACGAATTGCAAAATACAATCAGATTTTACGTATAGAAGAAGAATTGGGGAAAGATGTTAGATATGCTGGGAAAGCTTTCATGAGACCGCTTTGA
- the LOC130898620 gene encoding glyceraldehyde-3-phosphate dehydrogenase 2-like yields the protein MNIGINGFGRIGRMVLRAAIENDAEINAINDPSIKEPAYMAYLFKHDSTHGRYFGKICYDNKHLIVNRMKIKLFHEKDPKKVPWCQAGAEWVVECSGKFKDKSKAKVFIDAGVKKVVISAPSPDAPMFVCGVNLDKYDPSQQILSMASCTTNCLAPLAKVIHDKFGIDEALMSTVHACTNSQVMLDGTNPKKWRMGRGGLNNIIPTTTGAAAAVGKIIPELQGKITGMAFRVPIVDVSVVDLTVRLCNCTDYEAIKCAIQDAASCHMKGILGYTEEDVVSTDFIGCKCSSVFDANAGMQLNEKFFKLISWYDNEVGYSTRIIDFIKYIQDQDCSPNKPICGPIHKKPCPMCPPPVPCTPPPPPPCPPPCPPKPSCPPPCPPPKCPPPCPPPCPPPKPACCPPPPSPSKCSNESRGTSGNVPKLTKPKYECRVKIDEANKCRR from the exons ATGAATATAGGAATAAACGGATTCGGCCGAATCGGCCGAATGGTATTGAGGGCAGCTATTGAAAACGACGCAGAAATCAATGCAATAAACGATCCATCCATCAAAGAACCGGCTTACATGGCATATCTGTTCAAACATGATTCGACTCATGGacgatattttggaaaaatttgttaCGATAATAAGCATCTGATAGTGaatagaatgaaaattaaattgtttcatGAAAAAGATCCTAAAAAG gTTCCTTGGTGTCAAGCTGGGGCTGAGTGGGTGGTAGAATGTTCGGGAAAATTCAAGGATAAAAGCAAAGCAAAAGTATTCATTGATGCAGGAGTAAAAAAAGTCGTTATTAGTGCCCCTTCCCCAGATGCTCCGATGTTCGTTTGTGGTGTCAATTTGGATAAGTATGATCCTTCACAACAG ATCTTATCTATGGCTTCCTGTACGACCAATTGCTTGGCACCATTAGCCAAAGTAATTCATGACAAATTTGGCATCGATGAAGCTCTAATGAGTACCGTACACGCTTGTACTAACAGTCAGGTGATGCTAGATGGTACTAATCCGAAAAAATGGAGAATGGGAAGAGGCGGTTTGAACAACATTATACCGACTACTACTGGAGCCGCCGCGGCAGTGGGAAAAATTATACCAGAATTGCAAGGAAAGATCACAG GTATGGCATTCAGGGTACCTATCGTCGATGTGTCAGTAGTAGATCTAACAGTACGTTTGTGCAACTGTACCGATTACGAAGCGATTAAATGCGCTATACAAGACGCAGCCAGTTGTCATATGAAGGGAATACTAGGTTATACCGAAGAAGATGTTGTATCGACAGATTTCATTGGTTGCAAATGTTCTTCAGTGTTCGACGCTAACGCTGGGATgcaattgaatgaaaaatttttcaaattaatatcatGGTACGACAACGAAGTAGGTTATTCTACCAGAATAATAG attttATCAAATACATACAAGATCAAGATTGCTCACCCAATAAACCGATATGTGGACCTATACATAAGAAACCATGTCCAATGTGTCCACCACCAGTACCATGCACACCCCCTCCTCCACCTCCATGTCCCCCACCTTGTCCACCAAAACCATCATGTCCTCCGCCATGTCCTCCACCAAAATGCCCTCCTCCTTGCCCACCGCCATGTCCGCCACCAAAACCCGCATGTTGTCCACCACCACCAAGCCCCAGTAAGTGTTCAAACGAATCTAGGGGCACATCTGGAAATGTACCGAAACTTACCAAACCTAAATATGAATGTAGAGTTAAAATTGATGAAGCTAATAAATGCAGAAGATGA
- the LOC130898504 gene encoding zinc finger protein 888-like produces MFFCPCCDRSFKEEDHILQHFRAKHYFPCKYCDDWYQTYEGMTNHHFAVHLTVECEFCDRRFKEIQHMEQHCDAVHYFPCNYCDYYFPTKEDRDDHDREEHLIIECPYCDKLFREEEHMGQHCDAVHYFPCNYCDYYFPTKEDRDDHDREEHLIIECPYCDKLFREEEHMGQHCDAVHYFPCNYCDYYYPTKEDRDDHYREEHFIIKCPYCDRLFREVEHMEQHKHAKHAERDYFACKRCDSQFSDPYLRQKHQRYYCF; encoded by the coding sequence atgtttttttgtcCCTGTTGTGATAGATCATTCAAAGAAGAAGATCATATTCTGCAACATTTTCGTGCCAAACATTATTTTCCTTGCAAATATTGTGATGACTGGTATCAAACTTATGAAGGTATGACGAATCATCATTTTGCAGTTCACCTTACTGTCGAATGCGAGTTTTGTGATAGGCGTTTTAAAGAAATACAACACATGGAACAGCATTGCGATGCCGTACATTATTTCCCATGTAATTATTGTGATTATTAttttccgactaaggaagataGAGATGATCATGATAGAGAGGAACATTTAATCATCGAATGCCCTTATTGTGATAAATTATTCAGAGAAGAAGAACACATGGGACAGCATTGCGATGCCGTACATTATTTCCCATGTAATTATTGTGATTATTAttttccgactaaggaagataGAGATGATCATGATAGAGAGGAACATTTAATCATCGAATGCCCTTATTGTGATAAATTATTCAGAGAAGAAGAACACATGGGACAGCATTGCGATGCCGTACATTATTTCCCATGTAATTATTGTGATTATTATTATCCGACTAAGGAAGATAGAGATGATCATTATAGAGAGGAACATTTTATCATCAAATGCCCTTATTGTGACAGATTATTCAGAGAAGTAGAGCATATGGAGCAACACAAACATGCTAAACACGCTGAGAGGGATTATTTTGCTTGCAAACGGTGTGACAGTCAATTTTCTGATCCATATCTTAGACAAAAACATCAAAGATactattgtttttaa